In Thermofilum pendens Hrk 5, the sequence GATACGACGATCTCGTGAGCGTAGTGGGAGGCCCAAAGATTCCAGCCTCCGGTATGGCTATAGGCGTAGAGAGGCTACTCGAAGCCTTATCAATGCAGGGAGCATTAAAGCTCGACTACAGGGAGGTGGACGTCTGCGTCATACCTGTCAAGAAAACCCCGGAAATACTCTCGGAGGCCGTAGCGGTTGCGAGAGAGCTACGCGTAGCCGGTATGAAGGTTGTCTTGGAGGTCTCTGAGAGGAGCCTATCCAAGCTTCTAGAAGCAGCCTCCAAGAGAGGAGCACGCTTCGCGATAATACTGGGAGAGAGGGAACTAAAGGAGGGCGTAGTTACTGTGCGTGACTTATACTTGTGGAAGGAGGAGAAAGTTGCGCGTCCGCACTTGTACGAGTATATAAGAGCAGGCTCCTCGACTTAGCACGAAAAGTATTTTTAAGGTGTAAGTAGGCAAGATCGGTGTCCAAACAAGCATACAGAAGGTATTACGAGGCTATATCGCCTAATGCTCACGAAGTTGACAAGTTGGGGATGCTGGTTCAGGCTGTAACTTTCCCAGAGTCCCTGATGCACGGGATAGGTGCTTACTCCAGGTTGCACAAGCTACTGCACTCAAAGATCCCGGTGAGTCCAAAGGGCATCGTAGTGAGCGGTATGGGGGGCTCCTTCATAGGTGGTCTTTTCCTCCAGGACGTGCTTTACAGCAGGGCGAAGGTTCCGCTGATACTCCTGAGGGATACTTACCTCCCAGCGTTCGTAGACGAGAACTACCTCTTGGTAGCTGTTAGCTACTCGGGGAACACGGAGGAAACGATACGCGTAGTTGCCCAGGCTACACAGGCGAAGGTCCCGGTGGTCGCCGTGACTTCTGGAGGGCTTTTACAGAGGTTTGCCGAGAAATACGGGTTGCCCGTAGTTTCTCTTCCCATGGGGTTGCCTCCCAGGGCCGCTTTCCCGTACATGGCATGCGCTCTCTCTGCGATTGTAGAGGTGGCGATTGGGGAGGCTAACCTGCTCTCGGAGATCGAGAGTTGTGCCGAAAACCTATCTGCGCGTAGAGACGAGGTCTTCTCGAGGGCCTCCGAGAGCGCCGAGAACGTAAAGTCCCTAGTCGAGAAGGGGCTTACCCCCCTCGTATACTCGTATAGACCGTACATCTCGGCCGGCTATAGGTTCAAGACCCAGCTAAACGAAAATGCCAAAATACACGCCTTCTATGCTGACCTCCCGGAAGCCAACCACAACGAAATAATGGGCTGGTCCTCGCCTCT encodes:
- a CDS encoding bifunctional phosphoglucose/phosphomannose isomerase codes for the protein MSKQAYRRYYEAISPNAHEVDKLGMLVQAVTFPESLMHGIGAYSRLHKLLHSKIPVSPKGIVVSGMGGSFIGGLFLQDVLYSRAKVPLILLRDTYLPAFVDENYLLVAVSYSGNTEETIRVVAQATQAKVPVVAVTSGGLLQRFAEKYGLPVVSLPMGLPPRAAFPYMACALSAIVEVAIGEANLLSEIESCAENLSARRDEVFSRASESAENVKSLVEKGLTPLVYSYRPYISAGYRFKTQLNENAKIHAFYADLPEANHNEIMGWSSPLAGKFFAVLIRGREEPFYMDARISFLRELFETQGIPFLEQKPVFDAPHTCELLQLIYMLDLVSVAVALKMGVDPTPVDTITKLKKVLDARINLKEELGLE